In Musa acuminata AAA Group cultivar baxijiao chromosome BXJ3-11, Cavendish_Baxijiao_AAA, whole genome shotgun sequence, one DNA window encodes the following:
- the LOC135652582 gene encoding E3 ubiquitin-protein ligase WAV3-like isoform X2: MKAGDGHALFTAECSHTFHFHCITANVNHGNYVCPLCKATWKEIPLQAPQALGHPHHGRARVNPVVEDGRMHVVRRLPRAASANRRRNHFPSYFYGSEPSSFNDDEPLDLQSAAARDLRQGRPEMVEVEIHPEFSAIAQSDCLENFAVLMHVKAPHATMNQSPRSNLTAGSTVLQNVRAPVDLVTVLDVSGSMAGTKLALLKRALSFLIQNLGPSDRLSVVAFSSTARRLIPLCRMSDSGRRQALQAVNSLVSSGGTNIAEGLKKGFKVIEERRERNPVCSILLLTDGQDTYTLSSSGSGAQRSQPDYKVLVPSSILSSTAVSVHSFGFGADHDSAVMHAIAEISGGTFSFIESEGVLQDAFAQCIGGILSVVVQELRLGVECAHPGVRLAPINSGSYRNQLLNDARTGFIYVGDLYADEERDFLVSVNVPFAIEEIVLLKVACVYKDPVSKDTVHLPIREVRIQRPQVVSSQTPSIEVDRERNRVQAAEAMSNARAAAERGFLSDAVSILEERRRILSESLAARASDRLCLALDAELREMQERMASRQRYEDSGRAYVLSGLSSHSWQRATARGDSTDGSSLLRSYQTPSMVEMLHRSQTLRDSPRRPAPPIQPTRSFPSRPRPI, from the coding sequence ATGAAGGCTGGAGATGGTCATGCACTCTTCACAGCTGAATGCTCCCACACGTTCCATTTCCATTGCATCACGGCGAACGTAAATCATGGCAACTACGTCTGCCCTCTCTGCAAAGCCACATGGAAGGAGATCCCTCTCCAAGCTCCCCAGGCTCTTGGGCATCCTCATCATGGGAGAGCCAGGGTAAACCCAGTCGTGGAGGATGGTCGTATGCATGTTGTACGCCGGCTCCCTCGTGCGGCTTCCGCAAACAGGCGGCGCAATCACTTTCCTTCTTACTTTTATGGTTCAGAACCGAGCAGTTTTAACGATGATGAGCCTCTGGATCTGCAATCTGCAGCAGCCAGAGATCTCCGTCAAGGTCGTCCTGAGATGGTAGAGGTCGAGATACATCCTGAATTCTCAGCCATAGCGCAATCTGATTGCCTGGAGAACTTCGCCGTCCTGATGCATGTGAAGGCTCCTCATGCTACCATGAACCAGAGCCCCCGGTCGAACCTCACCGCAGGCTCTACTGTGCTGCAGAACGTTCGTGCTCCGGTAGACCTGGTCACGGTGCTGGATGTCAGCGGTAGCATGGCGGGCACCAAGTTGGCGCTTCTCAAGCGTGCCCTGAGTTTTCTGATCCAAAATCTTGGGCCCTCTGATCGCCTTTCAGTCGTTGCCTTCTCTTCGACGGCGCGCCGACTCATCCCCTTGTGCCGGATGTCTGACTCTGGCCGACGACAGGCCTTGCAAGCCGTCAATTCTCTGGTGTCCAGCGGTGGGACAAACATCGCTGAAGGCCTCAAGAAGGGGTTCAAGGTGATCGAGGAACGGAGGGAGAGGAATCCAGTGTGCAGCATCCTCCTCCTCACCGATGGCCAGGACACTTACACCTTATCCTCGAGCGGCAGTGGAGCTCAACGCTCACAACCGGACTACAAAGTACTTGTTCCGTCCTCCATTCTCAGCAGCACAGCGGTATCTGTCCATTCTTTTGGTTTTGGCGCGGACCACGACTCTGCTGTCATGCACGCAATTGCAGAAATTTCTGGTGGCACCTTCTCCTTTATTGAATCAGAGGGCGTGCTTCAGGATGCCTTCGCACAATGCATCGGTGGCATCCTGAGTGTGGTGGTGCAAGAGTTGCGGCTGGGCGTGGAGTGTGCACATCCTGGAGTACGACTAGCTCCCATCAATTCCGGCAGCTACAGAAACCAGTTGTTGAATGATGCTCGGACTGGATTTATTTACGTGGGCGACCTTTATGCCGACGAAGAGAGAGACTTCCTGGTTTCGGTGAATGTGCCGTTCGCCATCGAAGAGATCGTGCTGCTCAAGGTTGCCTGTGTCTACAAGGACCCGGTTTCGAAGGATACTGTTCATTTGCCGATCAGAGAGGTGAGGATCCAAAGGCCACAGGTCGTCTCGTCTCAAACTCCATCAATCGAGGTCGACCGCGAGAGGAACCGCGTCCAGGCCGCCGAGGCCATGTCAAATGCGAGGGCTGCAGCCGAGCGAGGTTTTCTGTCTGATGCAGTTTCGATTCTGGAGGAGCGTCGGAGAATACTGTCGGAGTCCCTGGCGGCGCGGGCGAGCGACCGATTGTGCCTGGCTCTGGATGCAGAGCTGAGAGAGATGCAAGAGAGGATGGCAAGCCGACAGCGGTACGAGGACTCGGGGCGCGCTTATGTGCTGTCGGGGCTGAGCTCGCACTCATGGCAGCGAGCAACCGCGCGTGGGGACTCCACCGACGGTTCCAGCCTCCTCCGTTCTTATCAGACGCCATCAATGGTCGAAATGCTACACCGTTCCCAGACGCTGCGCGACTCACCCCGGCGTCCTGCCCCACCCATCCAGCCAACCAGGTCCTTCCCATCTCGGCCACGACCAATCTAG
- the LOC103970225 gene encoding MYB-like transcription factor EOBII produces MDAKFGLGTLDNEGWKKGPWTAQEDKLLMEHVNLHGEGKWNSVSKLTGLRRSGKSCRLRWVNYLRPDLKRGNITTQEENIIQELHALWGNRWSTIARSLPGRTDNEIKNYWRTHFKKSKPSKNVEKARARFLIRQRLEDQQHQDAEQQQADVRAFMEQAEEATPVEDMEEMTYLNSVTFMLPGGGFDGYLSDGSTEEGSWGTLWNLADAPDDT; encoded by the exons ATGGATGCGAAGTTTGGCTTGGGAACTCTGGATAATGAGGGCTGGAAGAAGGGGCCGTGGACTGCACAAGAGGATAAGCTCCTCATGGAGCATGTCAACCTCCATGGTGAAGGAAAATGGAACTCGGTCTCCAAGTTGACAG GTCTGAGGAGGAGTGGGAAGAGTTGTAGGCTGAGGTGGGTGAACTACCTGAGGCCTGACCTCAAGAGGGGGAATATTACTACACAAGAGGAGAACATCATTCAAGAGCTGCATGCCTTGTGGGGAAACAG GTGGTCCACCATCGCCCGAAGCCTCCCAGGGaggaccgacaacgagatcaagaactactggaggacCCATTTCAAGAAGAGCAAGCCGTCAAAGAACGTGGAGAAGGCGAGAGCGAGATTCCTCATCAGGCAGCGGCTGGAGGACCAACAGCACCAGGACGCCGAGCAGCAACAAGCGGACGTGAGAGCGTTCATGGAGCAAGCGGAGGAAGCCACACCGGTGGAAGACATGGAGGAGATGACCTACTTGAACTCGGTGACCTTCATGCTTCCGGGCGGCGGCTTCGACGGCTACCTGAGCGATGGCTCCACCGAGGAGGGCTCGTGGGGAACCCTGTGGAATCTCGCTGACGCACCTGATGACACATAG
- the LOC135652582 gene encoding E3 ubiquitin-protein ligase WAV3-like isoform X1 has protein sequence MGSTWRKVTRALGLNLCLQVPREMLHDDDGGSRPGGSAAGRRASVAASSTTSSPAGSVGASDFRALMPTMSGGLRLSKSGSRSSQKCAICLGSMKAGDGHALFTAECSHTFHFHCITANVNHGNYVCPLCKATWKEIPLQAPQALGHPHHGRARVNPVVEDGRMHVVRRLPRAASANRRRNHFPSYFYGSEPSSFNDDEPLDLQSAAARDLRQGRPEMVEVEIHPEFSAIAQSDCLENFAVLMHVKAPHATMNQSPRSNLTAGSTVLQNVRAPVDLVTVLDVSGSMAGTKLALLKRALSFLIQNLGPSDRLSVVAFSSTARRLIPLCRMSDSGRRQALQAVNSLVSSGGTNIAEGLKKGFKVIEERRERNPVCSILLLTDGQDTYTLSSSGSGAQRSQPDYKVLVPSSILSSTAVSVHSFGFGADHDSAVMHAIAEISGGTFSFIESEGVLQDAFAQCIGGILSVVVQELRLGVECAHPGVRLAPINSGSYRNQLLNDARTGFIYVGDLYADEERDFLVSVNVPFAIEEIVLLKVACVYKDPVSKDTVHLPIREVRIQRPQVVSSQTPSIEVDRERNRVQAAEAMSNARAAAERGFLSDAVSILEERRRILSESLAARASDRLCLALDAELREMQERMASRQRYEDSGRAYVLSGLSSHSWQRATARGDSTDGSSLLRSYQTPSMVEMLHRSQTLRDSPRRPAPPIQPTRSFPSRPRPI, from the exons ATGGGGAGTACGTGGAGGAAGGTGACGAGGGCGCTGGGTCTGAACCTCTGCCTCCAAGTCCCGAGGGAAATGCTTCACGACGACGACGGGGGGTCTCGACCCGGTGGGTCCGCCGCCGGACGCAGGGCCTCCGTCGCCGCCTCGAGCACCACTTCCTCCCCGGCGGGGTCGGTGGGGGCGTCGGATTTCCGGGCCCTGATGCCGACGATGTCCGGTGGCCTCCGGCTATCTAAATCCGGTAGCAGATCGTCACAG AAATGTGCTATCTGCCTTGGATCGATGAAGGCTGGAGATGGTCATGCACTCTTCACAGCTGAATGCTCCCACACGTTCCATTTCCATTGCATCACGGCGAACGTAAATCATGGCAACTACGTCTGCCCTCTCTGCAAAGCCACATGGAAGGAGATCCCTCTCCAAGCTCCCCAGGCTCTTGGGCATCCTCATCATGGGAGAGCCAGGGTAAACCCAGTCGTGGAGGATGGTCGTATGCATGTTGTACGCCGGCTCCCTCGTGCGGCTTCCGCAAACAGGCGGCGCAATCACTTTCCTTCTTACTTTTATGGTTCAGAACCGAGCAGTTTTAACGATGATGAGCCTCTGGATCTGCAATCTGCAGCAGCCAGAGATCTCCGTCAAGGTCGTCCTGAGATGGTAGAGGTCGAGATACATCCTGAATTCTCAGCCATAGCGCAATCTGATTGCCTGGAGAACTTCGCCGTCCTGATGCATGTGAAGGCTCCTCATGCTACCATGAACCAGAGCCCCCGGTCGAACCTCACCGCAGGCTCTACTGTGCTGCAGAACGTTCGTGCTCCGGTAGACCTGGTCACGGTGCTGGATGTCAGCGGTAGCATGGCGGGCACCAAGTTGGCGCTTCTCAAGCGTGCCCTGAGTTTTCTGATCCAAAATCTTGGGCCCTCTGATCGCCTTTCAGTCGTTGCCTTCTCTTCGACGGCGCGCCGACTCATCCCCTTGTGCCGGATGTCTGACTCTGGCCGACGACAGGCCTTGCAAGCCGTCAATTCTCTGGTGTCCAGCGGTGGGACAAACATCGCTGAAGGCCTCAAGAAGGGGTTCAAGGTGATCGAGGAACGGAGGGAGAGGAATCCAGTGTGCAGCATCCTCCTCCTCACCGATGGCCAGGACACTTACACCTTATCCTCGAGCGGCAGTGGAGCTCAACGCTCACAACCGGACTACAAAGTACTTGTTCCGTCCTCCATTCTCAGCAGCACAGCGGTATCTGTCCATTCTTTTGGTTTTGGCGCGGACCACGACTCTGCTGTCATGCACGCAATTGCAGAAATTTCTGGTGGCACCTTCTCCTTTATTGAATCAGAGGGCGTGCTTCAGGATGCCTTCGCACAATGCATCGGTGGCATCCTGAGTGTGGTGGTGCAAGAGTTGCGGCTGGGCGTGGAGTGTGCACATCCTGGAGTACGACTAGCTCCCATCAATTCCGGCAGCTACAGAAACCAGTTGTTGAATGATGCTCGGACTGGATTTATTTACGTGGGCGACCTTTATGCCGACGAAGAGAGAGACTTCCTGGTTTCGGTGAATGTGCCGTTCGCCATCGAAGAGATCGTGCTGCTCAAGGTTGCCTGTGTCTACAAGGACCCGGTTTCGAAGGATACTGTTCATTTGCCGATCAGAGAGGTGAGGATCCAAAGGCCACAGGTCGTCTCGTCTCAAACTCCATCAATCGAGGTCGACCGCGAGAGGAACCGCGTCCAGGCCGCCGAGGCCATGTCAAATGCGAGGGCTGCAGCCGAGCGAGGTTTTCTGTCTGATGCAGTTTCGATTCTGGAGGAGCGTCGGAGAATACTGTCGGAGTCCCTGGCGGCGCGGGCGAGCGACCGATTGTGCCTGGCTCTGGATGCAGAGCTGAGAGAGATGCAAGAGAGGATGGCAAGCCGACAGCGGTACGAGGACTCGGGGCGCGCTTATGTGCTGTCGGGGCTGAGCTCGCACTCATGGCAGCGAGCAACCGCGCGTGGGGACTCCACCGACGGTTCCAGCCTCCTCCGTTCTTATCAGACGCCATCAATGGTCGAAATGCTACACCGTTCCCAGACGCTGCGCGACTCACCCCGGCGTCCTGCCCCACCCATCCAGCCAACCAGGTCCTTCCCATCTCGGCCACGACCAATCTAG